The following proteins come from a genomic window of Paenibacillus spongiae:
- a CDS encoding ABC transporter ATP-binding protein yields the protein MTILDVIDLSKIYEGKLSYKALDNIRFAIERGEFVGIMGPSGSGKTTLLNVIATIDEPTSGEIMVNGSNPHRLSQQEMALFRRHELGFVFQHFNLLDTLTVEENIVMPLTLDGVSVKEMERRLEDVTDRLGIGDIRRKRTYEISGGQMQRTAIARAIIHKPALILADEPTGNLDSKASNDVMEMLAAINEQMGTTTLMVTHDAVAASFCHRVIFIKDGKFYNEIYRGNSRQTFFQKIIDMLSLLGGRGLDLSPVRL from the coding sequence CTGACAATTCTGGATGTCATCGATTTATCCAAAATATACGAAGGCAAGCTGTCTTACAAAGCGCTGGATAATATTCGATTCGCCATCGAACGGGGAGAATTCGTCGGCATCATGGGGCCGTCCGGAAGCGGGAAGACGACGCTGCTCAATGTCATCGCGACGATCGACGAGCCGACATCCGGCGAGATCATGGTCAATGGCAGCAATCCGCATCGTCTGAGCCAACAAGAGATGGCCTTGTTCCGCCGGCATGAGCTGGGTTTCGTGTTTCAGCACTTCAATCTGCTGGATACGCTGACGGTGGAGGAGAATATCGTCATGCCGTTAACGCTCGACGGCGTATCGGTGAAGGAGATGGAACGCCGGCTGGAGGACGTGACGGACAGGCTTGGCATCGGGGATATCCGGCGGAAGCGGACGTATGAAATTTCCGGCGGCCAAATGCAACGCACCGCGATCGCCCGGGCGATCATCCACAAGCCCGCATTGATATTGGCGGACGAACCGACCGGGAATTTGGATTCCAAGGCGTCGAACGATGTGATGGAAATGCTGGCGGCCATCAATGAGCAGATGGGAACGACGACGCTTATGGTTACGCATGATGCAGTGGCGGCCAGCTTCTGCCATCGTGTAATTTTTATCAAGGACGGCAAGTTCTATAACGAAATATACAGGGGCAACAGCCGGCAAACCTTTTTCCAGAAGATCATCGATATGCTGTCCCTGTTAGGGGGAAGAGGACTTGACCTTTCGCCAGTTCGTTTATAG
- a CDS encoding FtsX-like permease family protein — protein MTFRQFVYRNVIRNKRIYAAYFLSSAFSVMIFFVCALFIFNPDVRNGLFYDIVLQAMGAAESIMYVFSFFFVLYSVSSFLRSRKREFGVLLMHGMTKRQLNVMVFLENMLIGIGAIIAGMVAGLLTGKLFLMIGSSFLGIPPLSFHVSWQAPALTIGSFALLFFIISICTSALIRTNRLIELFQAGQQPKAEPKASIRLSLLAAVLLLASYFLAATATAATVYTRMFPVIGMTVVGTYFFYTQLSVYIIKRLQRRRLFFWRNTNLMTLSSLSYRLKDNARMFFMVTIISTVSFCAVGVLTSINTLLTQYNDDYPAAVGYMAKEGSKDAKRHLEGIEAELDARGLNYEKLSFPIKYLHVDEVIGFRGKADADRSGRMKSVPLIPFSSYREAVIRAGHSFGERPLTGDQALVILGSLKDRPMLGTRGHLTYVSKAAGGKVQEIGITEHVPIPNHLLRELEEDFSGLVVSDSVFNRLDSQVKTDHYTGFYVPESGRTIGMAKNLAGEGGRTKYEADKSYAITVSGTLVSRQKGLYSSLLFVGLLVGTVFFIAAGSFLYFRLYADLDYDRRQYMTMAKVGLTDRELKRIVTRQLVLLFFVPIGVAMIHSVFAFTALQRFFYISIAADMGIVLISFFVAQVLYFYFIRNRYLRNLKKIFRHGHGIR, from the coding sequence TTGACCTTTCGCCAGTTCGTTTATAGGAATGTCATCCGCAATAAACGAATATACGCCGCTTATTTTTTGAGCAGCGCGTTCTCGGTCATGATTTTTTTCGTGTGCGCGCTATTCATCTTCAATCCGGACGTTCGGAACGGGCTGTTCTATGATATCGTCCTGCAGGCGATGGGTGCGGCGGAATCGATCATGTATGTGTTTTCGTTCTTTTTCGTGCTGTATTCGGTGAGCTCGTTCCTCCGGTCGCGCAAGCGGGAGTTCGGGGTGCTGCTTATGCACGGTATGACGAAGCGCCAGCTCAATGTCATGGTATTCCTGGAAAATATGCTAATCGGGATCGGCGCCATTATCGCCGGGATGGTCGCCGGGCTGCTGACAGGCAAGCTGTTCCTCATGATTGGCTCCAGCTTCCTTGGCATCCCGCCGCTTTCCTTCCATGTATCGTGGCAGGCTCCGGCGCTGACGATCGGCTCGTTCGCGCTGCTGTTCTTCATCATCTCGATCTGCACGTCCGCCCTGATCCGGACCAACCGGCTCATCGAGCTGTTTCAAGCGGGGCAGCAGCCGAAGGCGGAGCCCAAGGCCAGCATTCGCTTGTCGCTGCTCGCCGCTGTGCTCCTGCTCGCGAGCTACTTTCTTGCTGCAACCGCCACGGCGGCAACGGTTTATACCCGTATGTTCCCGGTTATCGGAATGACGGTCGTCGGCACCTATTTCTTTTACACGCAGTTAAGCGTCTATATAATAAAGAGGCTGCAGCGGCGAAGGCTGTTCTTCTGGCGAAATACGAACCTCATGACCCTATCGAGCTTGTCATACAGGCTGAAGGACAATGCGCGGATGTTCTTTATGGTCACGATTATCTCGACGGTCTCCTTCTGCGCAGTCGGCGTATTGACGTCCATTAACACGCTGCTCACGCAATATAACGACGATTATCCGGCTGCAGTGGGCTATATGGCCAAGGAAGGCAGCAAGGACGCGAAGCGTCACCTGGAAGGAATCGAAGCCGAGCTGGACGCACGCGGACTGAATTACGAGAAGCTGAGCTTTCCCATCAAATATCTCCATGTCGATGAGGTTATCGGATTCCGGGGCAAGGCAGATGCTGACCGCTCCGGCAGGATGAAGAGCGTGCCGCTTATCCCGTTCTCGTCCTACCGCGAAGCGGTTATCCGGGCGGGCCATTCATTCGGCGAACGACCGTTAACCGGCGACCAGGCGCTGGTCATACTGGGCTCGTTGAAGGACAGGCCGATGCTGGGAACACGCGGGCATTTGACCTATGTATCGAAGGCGGCCGGGGGTAAGGTCCAGGAGATTGGCATCACGGAGCATGTTCCGATTCCGAATCATCTGCTGCGGGAGCTGGAGGAGGATTTCAGCGGACTGGTCGTCAGCGATTCCGTATTCAACCGGCTGGATTCACAGGTCAAGACCGATCATTACACGGGCTTCTACGTCCCGGAATCGGGCAGAACGATCGGAATGGCGAAGAACTTGGCAGGCGAGGGCGGCCGGACGAAATATGAAGCGGACAAATCCTATGCCATTACCGTCAGCGGAACGCTGGTTTCCCGTCAGAAGGGCCTGTACAGCTCGCTGCTGTTCGTCGGGCTGCTCGTCGGCACCGTGTTCTTCATCGCGGCGGGGAGCTTCCTCTATTTTCGTCTCTATGCCGATCTGGATTACGACAGGCGCCAATATATGACGATGGCGAAGGTGGGGCTGACCGACCGGGAATTGAAACGGATCGTGACGCGGCAGCTGGTGCTGCTGTTCTTCGTCCCCATTGGCGTCGCGATGATCCACAGCGTATTCGCGTTTACGGCGCTGCAGCGGTTCTTCTACATCTCCATTGCGGCCGATATGGGAATTGTGTTGATCAGCTTTTTCGTTGCGCAGGTTCTATATTTCTACTTTATTCGCAACCGCTATTTGCGGAACCTGAAGAAGATCTTCAGGCATGGGCATGGAATCAGATGA
- a CDS encoding undecaprenyl-diphosphate phosphatase produces the protein MDFLDLVKAFILGLVEGLTEFAPVSSTGHMVIVDDMWLQSEQFLTKYVANTFKVVIQLGSILAVVILFRNRFIDLLGLGRFRRGQKGISAGEAQGAPSQGRLKLSQVIVGLIPAGVFGLLLENYIDEYLFSTATVLIGLVVGAVFMIAADLFRPKKVKVETVDQITYKQALSIGLIQCFSLWPGFSRSGSTISGGVLLGLSHRAAADFTFIMAVPIMAGASGISLLKNWEYFTLDSLPFFIVGFLSAFVFALVSIRFFLKLINRIKLVPFAVYRILLAVVVYIVYF, from the coding sequence ATGGATTTTTTGGATCTAGTGAAAGCATTTATTCTGGGCCTTGTTGAGGGGCTTACCGAATTTGCGCCTGTCTCGTCTACGGGACATATGGTTATTGTCGATGACATGTGGCTTCAATCCGAGCAGTTCTTGACCAAATATGTCGCCAATACGTTCAAGGTCGTTATTCAGCTCGGCTCGATTCTGGCCGTCGTCATCCTGTTCCGCAACCGGTTCATCGACCTGCTCGGACTGGGGCGTTTCCGCCGCGGTCAGAAGGGCATCAGCGCGGGCGAAGCTCAGGGAGCGCCATCGCAAGGGCGCTTGAAGCTGAGTCAGGTTATTGTCGGATTGATTCCGGCCGGCGTATTCGGACTGCTGCTCGAGAATTATATCGACGAGTATCTGTTCTCCACCGCAACCGTATTGATCGGGCTTGTAGTCGGAGCCGTCTTCATGATTGCGGCCGACCTGTTCCGTCCGAAGAAGGTGAAGGTCGAGACGGTGGACCAGATCACCTACAAGCAAGCATTATCGATCGGGCTTATTCAATGCTTCTCCCTGTGGCCTGGATTCTCCCGGTCGGGCTCGACCATCTCCGGCGGCGTTCTGCTCGGTCTGAGCCACCGCGCTGCGGCGGATTTCACGTTCATTATGGCGGTGCCGATCATGGCCGGAGCCAGCGGCATCTCACTGCTGAAGAACTGGGAATACTTTACGCTGGATTCACTGCCGTTCTTTATTGTCGGTTTTCTTAGCGCGTTCGTGTTCGCGCTTGTGTCGATCCGTTTCTTCCTGAAGCTGATCAACCGGATCAAGCTGGTTCCGTTCGCTGTCTATCGGATCTTGCTTGCCGTTGTCGTCTATATCGTTTATTTCTAA
- a CDS encoding Dabb family protein, producing MNKEWILHSVIFNLKHAKGSEEERRFLEDGQAILASIPAVNNFRVYRQVSPKNDYDHGFAMEFASQSDYDAYNEHPLHVQFVQERWATEVERFLEIDYKP from the coding sequence ATGAATAAAGAATGGATTCTGCATTCGGTTATTTTCAATCTGAAGCATGCGAAGGGGTCGGAGGAAGAGCGCCGCTTTCTCGAGGACGGACAAGCGATTCTCGCCTCTATTCCGGCGGTGAATAACTTTCGCGTCTATCGGCAGGTCAGCCCCAAGAACGATTATGATCACGGCTTCGCCATGGAATTCGCGAGTCAATCGGACTACGATGCGTATAACGAACACCCGCTGCATGTCCAATTCGTACAGGAGCGCTGGGCAACAGAGGTTGAACGCTTCCTGGAGATTGATTACAAACCGTAA
- a CDS encoding universal stress protein yields the protein MLFAHVVVAFDGSVQSWKALEYAVKLVETEQTGKLSVVHVYSLPYVAVADTMLTATASMQKELYERAEALLAEAGKKVAHLPSSHVELLEGSPAQSILNYSEQNDCSLIIIGSRGLGGIREFMMGSVSHNVVQHSAIPVLIMK from the coding sequence ATGCTATTTGCTCACGTGGTCGTCGCTTTCGACGGATCGGTACAATCATGGAAAGCATTAGAGTATGCAGTCAAGCTGGTTGAGACGGAGCAGACAGGTAAACTGTCGGTCGTTCATGTGTACAGTCTGCCGTATGTAGCGGTCGCCGATACGATGCTGACGGCAACGGCTTCGATGCAGAAGGAGCTTTACGAAAGAGCGGAGGCTTTGCTTGCCGAAGCCGGCAAAAAAGTAGCCCATCTCCCGTCTTCGCATGTCGAGCTTCTTGAGGGCAGTCCCGCACAGTCGATTCTGAATTATTCGGAACAGAATGATTGCAGTCTCATCATAATTGGCAGCCGCGGTCTGGGCGGCATTCGCGAGTTCATGATGGGCAGCGTCAGCCATAATGTGGTCCAGCATTCCGCCATACCGGTTTTGATTATGAAGTAG
- a CDS encoding phytanoyl-CoA dioxygenase family protein, producing the protein MPVPYEVDFSQFELSEEQKFLFDLKGYIVIPNVLSAEQTEAIREQVLNDMERKENRTDTEKKAGIVQGSSVPGGAAEAILRSPVVKGTLKELIGPDVRLDHVFTVKREKGQGDHLGPHQGGPMRSPHFHYHYTEGQVYAGLTRMVVELNDVGLNEGGTMFLAGSHKSNMKVPKSLLARKDQYGAPFEGYEAPAGSIVFFSENTCHVGPVWQNPDHPRISILFAFCNIGMRWHRHSNVSQEVIDGLSAEGRWYFRDIWPWDNHGGTGGRNLVIVEDDGSLTVSP; encoded by the coding sequence ATGCCGGTTCCATATGAAGTCGATTTCTCACAATTTGAACTTAGCGAGGAACAAAAGTTTCTGTTCGACCTGAAGGGGTACATTGTGATTCCGAACGTATTGTCCGCGGAGCAGACGGAAGCGATCCGGGAGCAGGTATTGAATGATATGGAGCGGAAGGAAAATCGCACCGATACAGAGAAGAAGGCTGGAATCGTGCAGGGTTCCTCGGTGCCGGGGGGAGCGGCGGAAGCCATCTTGAGAAGCCCCGTCGTGAAAGGAACGCTTAAGGAATTGATCGGTCCGGATGTGAGGCTGGATCATGTGTTCACCGTTAAACGCGAGAAGGGGCAGGGCGACCATTTGGGGCCGCATCAAGGCGGGCCGATGCGCAGCCCGCACTTCCATTATCACTATACAGAAGGCCAAGTTTATGCGGGTCTGACCCGAATGGTTGTCGAACTGAATGATGTCGGCTTGAACGAAGGAGGCACGATGTTCCTTGCGGGCAGTCATAAATCGAATATGAAAGTGCCCAAATCGCTCCTGGCGAGAAAGGATCAGTACGGCGCTCCGTTCGAAGGCTATGAAGCGCCTGCAGGTTCAATCGTCTTCTTCAGCGAGAATACATGCCATGTCGGACCGGTATGGCAGAATCCGGACCATCCGCGCATCTCGATCCTGTTCGCTTTCTGCAACATCGGCATGCGCTGGCATAGACACAGCAACGTCTCGCAAGAAGTTATTGACGGGCTAAGCGCGGAAGGGCGCTGGTATTTCCGCGACATCTGGCCATGGGACAACCATGGAGGGACCGGGGGCCGCAATCTCGTCATCGTCGAGGATGACGGAAGCTTGACCGTTTCCCCTTAA
- a CDS encoding MFS transporter — protein sequence MTRLVFLGCIAYLVVGLGQLVIGAVMEPMIHAYGVQYSDGGQLVMHQFLGGMVGMLLTPWLIRKFGKKTVLLSVLGITIAAEAVYVMLPPWTVMLTIAPLAGFGLGTTESVVGSFIIGSTGKNANVAMSRVEVFFGVGALLMPFAGALLIANGYWRMTFGVVGLLAIGALLLWVFYWPSLLDKRPEDSSGSGSPAAAKPAVMSRRYLPVLFAGIAFFALYVGLEMSFIHYLPSLLVASNGLSESSATLALSLFWGAMVLGRLVAGQIADRFGGVTYLLLMCAISTVTFGAMGLLTGAAETFILTFGTGLFMSGMFAIALVFTNRAIPGHTERTTSLLMAAGGIGGAVIPRATGWFMDDFGPDATRWLFTGCAVLLFLVMIFAAAAARRTKPEARSAAA from the coding sequence ATGACCCGGCTTGTCTTTCTGGGATGTATCGCTTACCTGGTCGTCGGACTGGGGCAGCTTGTAATCGGGGCCGTTATGGAACCGATGATTCACGCTTACGGGGTTCAATATAGTGACGGGGGACAGCTCGTCATGCATCAATTCTTAGGCGGCATGGTCGGTATGCTGCTGACGCCATGGCTTATTCGGAAATTCGGCAAAAAAACAGTGCTCTTATCCGTGCTCGGGATCACGATCGCAGCTGAAGCTGTCTATGTTATGCTTCCGCCTTGGACGGTTATGCTTACTATTGCGCCGCTTGCCGGTTTTGGTCTTGGCACGACGGAATCGGTTGTCGGCTCCTTCATTATCGGCTCTACCGGAAAGAATGCCAACGTCGCCATGAGCAGGGTTGAAGTCTTCTTCGGAGTCGGTGCGCTGCTGATGCCGTTCGCGGGCGCCCTATTGATCGCAAACGGCTATTGGAGAATGACATTCGGAGTTGTCGGCCTTCTGGCCATCGGCGCATTGCTGTTATGGGTATTCTACTGGCCGTCTCTGCTCGACAAGCGGCCGGAGGATTCGAGCGGCAGCGGCAGTCCAGCTGCTGCAAAGCCTGCCGTCATGAGCCGCCGGTATCTCCCGGTGCTGTTCGCAGGCATCGCCTTCTTCGCCTTGTACGTCGGTCTGGAAATGAGCTTCATCCATTACCTGCCGTCCTTGCTTGTGGCAAGCAACGGGCTCTCGGAATCATCGGCGACGCTGGCACTCAGCCTCTTCTGGGGTGCCATGGTACTCGGCAGGCTCGTAGCCGGCCAGATTGCCGACCGGTTCGGCGGCGTGACCTATCTCCTGCTCATGTGCGCCATATCTACGGTTACGTTCGGTGCAATGGGCCTGCTTACCGGGGCTGCCGAAACCTTCATCCTGACGTTCGGCACGGGTCTGTTCATGTCCGGTATGTTCGCAATTGCGCTCGTCTTCACGAATCGCGCCATACCCGGCCATACGGAGCGGACAACGAGCCTGTTGATGGCAGCAGGCGGCATTGGCGGCGCAGTCATACCTAGAGCGACGGGATGGTTTATGGATGACTTCGGCCCGGATGCCACACGTTGGTTATTCACCGGCTGCGCGGTTCTCCTCTTTCTCGTCATGATCTTCGCAGCTGCCGCCGCACGCCGCACGAAACCCGAAGCAAGATCTGCGGCAGCGTAA
- a CDS encoding bifunctional diguanylate cyclase/phosphodiesterase — MTHLQGHYNSMIVLLSVLIAVAASYSAINLAGKISHVKGKSRMIWLFVGSFVMGIGVWSMHFVGMLAFHLGLTVEYNIPITLVSMIASISASFIAFRVTSAPHAGIRQMVPAGIYMGGGIVAMHYIGMSAIRWPIVLHYNTFYCVLSVIVALAASYAALYLFVKLRNSSGFSKLKLLCAVLMGAAICGMHYTGMLATAFSLDASANHSVDNIADSQTILLIGVAIATFLILAISWGVVFFDRTVLERMAYNDALTGLLNRHQLVRYFENSYPAKESGYLLFIDLDRFKTINDTLGHDAGDLFIKEVASRIKRTTSGDDTVFRLGGDEFLVASARGRRKEAADLAERLIAVIKQPYTVLGNEIYMTASIGISLAPEHGTTRTSLLKAADMAMYRAKSLGKNQYQLFDEEIDRTYVRKMELERDLRKALANDELLIYYQPKWDSQHNRVGGMEALLRWQHPRLGLISPVEFIPIAEETGLIVSMTRWMLRKVCLQNRTWQQQGLVHVCVSVNMSIRVFESGMLREMVADALAFSQLAPQDLELEITESIAMYDMQDTISQLQDLKQLGVRVSMDDFGTGYSSLGSLDEMPIDALKIDQMFIRQSTLPSKQAIISTIIAIANHLNLEVVAEGVETEEQIGFLQSRGCRVMQGFYYGKPMDAQAIEAWIAAATKSERSQTS, encoded by the coding sequence ATGACTCACCTGCAGGGACATTACAACAGCATGATTGTGCTGCTTTCCGTTCTCATTGCGGTGGCCGCGTCTTATTCAGCAATCAACTTGGCGGGCAAGATTTCGCATGTCAAGGGGAAGAGCCGTATGATCTGGTTGTTTGTCGGCTCTTTTGTTATGGGCATCGGCGTTTGGTCCATGCATTTTGTCGGCATGCTGGCCTTTCATTTGGGCTTGACCGTCGAATACAACATTCCAATTACGCTTGTGTCTATGATTGCGAGTATCAGTGCGTCGTTCATAGCTTTCAGAGTGACTTCCGCTCCTCATGCGGGCATCCGTCAGATGGTACCGGCTGGTATATATATGGGAGGCGGTATCGTTGCCATGCATTACATCGGCATGTCCGCTATCCGATGGCCAATCGTCCTTCACTATAATACGTTCTACTGTGTGCTGTCCGTTATCGTTGCGTTGGCGGCATCCTACGCGGCCCTCTACTTATTTGTGAAGCTTCGCAATTCGTCGGGGTTCAGCAAGCTCAAGCTGCTGTGCGCGGTACTGATGGGGGCCGCCATTTGCGGGATGCACTATACCGGCATGCTGGCGACCGCGTTTAGTCTGGATGCATCGGCGAACCATTCGGTCGATAATATCGCGGATTCCCAGACGATCCTGCTGATCGGCGTGGCGATCGCTACCTTCCTCATTCTGGCCATTTCCTGGGGGGTCGTCTTCTTCGACCGGACCGTGCTCGAGCGGATGGCGTATAATGATGCGTTAACCGGATTGTTGAACCGTCATCAATTGGTGCGATATTTTGAAAACTCATACCCGGCGAAGGAAAGCGGTTATCTGTTATTCATCGATCTGGACCGGTTTAAGACGATTAACGACACGCTCGGGCATGATGCGGGCGACCTGTTCATTAAAGAAGTGGCATCCCGGATTAAGCGGACGACGTCAGGCGACGATACGGTATTCCGGCTCGGCGGGGATGAGTTTCTCGTCGCTTCGGCCAGAGGCAGGCGGAAGGAAGCGGCCGATTTGGCGGAGCGGCTCATTGCCGTCATCAAACAGCCTTATACCGTATTGGGGAATGAAATCTATATGACGGCGAGCATCGGCATCAGCTTGGCGCCCGAGCACGGGACGACCCGTACCTCGCTGCTGAAAGCGGCCGATATGGCGATGTATCGCGCGAAGAGTCTGGGGAAGAATCAATACCAGCTGTTCGATGAAGAAATCGACCGGACGTATGTCCGGAAGATGGAGCTGGAGCGGGATCTGCGCAAGGCGTTGGCGAACGACGAGCTGCTGATCTATTATCAGCCGAAATGGGATTCCCAGCACAATCGAGTAGGGGGAATGGAGGCGCTGCTTCGTTGGCAGCATCCCCGTCTCGGCTTGATTTCTCCGGTGGAGTTTATTCCCATTGCGGAGGAGACGGGGCTGATCGTATCGATGACCCGTTGGATGCTCCGCAAGGTATGCTTGCAGAACCGCACATGGCAGCAGCAGGGTTTGGTTCATGTATGCGTCTCCGTCAATATGTCGATCCGCGTGTTCGAGAGCGGCATGCTCAGAGAGATGGTCGCCGATGCGCTTGCATTCTCGCAGCTGGCGCCGCAAGATTTGGAGCTGGAGATCACCGAATCCATCGCCATGTACGATATGCAGGATACGATCAGTCAGCTGCAGGACCTGAAGCAGCTCGGCGTACGCGTATCGATGGACGATTTCGGCACGGGCTACTCGTCCTTGGGAAGCCTGGACGAAATGCCGATCGACGCGCTGAAAATTGATCAGATGTTTATCCGTCAGAGCACGCTGCCCTCCAAGCAGGCGATTATAAGCACCATCATCGCCATCGCGAACCACTTGAACCTGGAGGTCGTAGCCGAAGGGGTCGAGACGGAGGAACAGATCGGCTTCCTGCAGTCGCGCGGCTGCCGGGTCATGCAGGGCTTCTATTATGGAAAGCCGATGGATGCCCAAGCGATCGAAGCGTGGATTGCGGCGGCGACGAAGAGCGAACGATCGCAGACAAGCTAA